The genomic interval GCAGGATTATCGGCCCAGCTGATCAAACCATCAATCCCGCCCTTTTTCATTTCATTAAACATGCCGATATGGGATCGATCCTTATCATCCATCTTGGGCAGATAATCATAGCAATAATCGTTATCCTCGCTGGCATTCTCTCCGTAAAACGCTTTGAGCAGGCTGACAAAGAAATCAGGCGTGTTTTTCCAGTAGCCGGATTCAGGAGTTTCCATCTCAAGGTAATCGGCCAGGGTAGGATGCAATTCCGCCCGGGGCACTCCCATATAACCGGGCACAAGATGAAAGAGCATTCCCGTATCGCAGGCTCCCTGGACATTGGATTGACCTCTCTGGGCGTTGACACCGCCACCGGCTACACCCATATTCCCCAAAAGCAGCTGCAGCATGGCTATTGAGCGCACGTTCTGAGAACCGTGGGTGAACTGGGTAATTCCCATGGCATACATAATATTGCCGGCTTTTTCGGGGGCACCTGTATCCGTGTAAAGCTGGCAGAGCTCTTCGTATTTATCTTCGGGAGAACCAGTTATCTCGCATACCGTGCTGATATCGTAGCGAGAATAATGATCTTTCATCAGCTGAAATACGCAGCTGGGATCTTCCAGGCTCTCGTCTTTTTTGATATTGCCTTCATCATCGTATTGATAGGACCAGCTTTCCGTATCATAGGCGATCCTGCCATTTACATCAGCGGCTCCAGAGAACATGCCATCCTGAAAGTCGAATTCGGGATCGATGAGATAGGAGGCATTGGTAAAGTTTTTGATGTAATCTTCATTGTATTTTTCGTTTTCTAAAACGTAATTGATAATCCCCGATAAAAAAGCTACATTGGTGCCGGGACGCATGGACACGTAAAGATCTGATACTGCCGCCGTCCTTGTATAACGGGGATCTACACAGACGAGTTTAGCATCATTTTCTTTTTGGGCTTTCTCGATCCATTTCATCGAAACAGGATGATTTTCAGCCGTATTCAGACCGATATTGATGAAAACATCGGAATTTTGATAATCTATCCAGTGATTGGTCATGGCTCCTCTGCCAAACGTGTTGCCGAGACCGGCAACAGTGGAGGAGTGTCACAGACGGGCGCAGTGGTCTATATTTACAAGTCCCAATGCCCGGGTAAGTTTGTGGAAAATATAGTTTTCCTCATTGTTGACCATAGCGCTGCCCAGATGAGCAATTGAGGTGGTTCGATTGACAGTTACGCCTTCCTCGTCGACCTCTTCGAAAGTTTCATCCCGGGTGTTCTTGATTCGTTCGGCAATTTTCTCCAAAGCCCAGTCCCAATCCTTTACCTGCCATTTCTCACCGTGAGGCTCCCGGTAATACACCCTGGTAACTCGACCGGGATTTTTCCTGCCTTTACCCTCTTCATCATAAACTTTGCCCATATTAATCAGGGAACTTCCTTTGCTGCAGAGAGTACCCTCGCTGATAGGATGATCGGGGTCTCCCTCGATGTTTACCAGATCACCATCCTGACTATGACAGATCACTCCACACCCTACAGAACAAAACGGACAGATCGAGGTGGATTCTTCAGCATATTCGATTCTCAAAGACTCATATTCCTCAGCCTCGAGCACCCGATCGCTGCCGGAGCCAGCAAGCATTCCACCAGCAACCATACCCGAAACTTTGAAAAAATCTCTTCTCGTCAGAGGCATGAGTTCCCCCCCTTAATTTTAAAGTTAACTTTATCTGCTGTTTACAGGCATTTAAAATAAATACGACTTTAAGCCTAGTTATTTAATAAAGTTAATAAAGTTCTGAAATTTGCA from Halarsenatibacter silvermanii carries:
- the fdnG gene encoding formate dehydrogenase-N subunit alpha, which translates into the protein MPLTRRDFFKVSGMVAGGMLAGSGSDRVLEAEEYESLRIEYAEESTSICPFCSVGCGVICHSQDGDLVNIEGDPDHPISEGTLCSKGSSLINMGKVYDEEGKGRKNPGRVTRVYYREPHGEKWQVKDWDWALEKIAERIKNTRDETFEEVDEEGVTVNRTTSIAHLGSAMVNNEENYIFHKLTRALGLVNIDHCARLUHSSTVAGLGNTFGRGAMTNHWIDYQNSDVFINIGLNTAENHPVSMKWIEKAQKENDAKLVCVDPRYTRTAAVSDLYVSMRPGTNVAFLSGIINYVLENEKYNEDYIKNFTNASYLIDPEFDFQDGMFSGAADVNGRIAYDTESWSYQYDDEGNIKKDESLEDPSCVFQLMKDHYSRYDISTVCEITGSPEDKYEELCQLYTDTGAPEKAGNIMYAMGITQFTHGSQNVRSIAMLQLLLGNMGVAGGGVNAQRGQSNVQGACDTGMLFHLVPGYMGVPRAELHPTLADYLEMETPESGYWKNTPDFFVSLLKAFYGENASEDNDYCYDYLPKMDDKDRSHIGMFNEMKKGGIDGLISWADNPAVSGPSAGDQREFMGELDWLISVDLFESETASFWKEPGVDSSEIKTEVFLLPAALHVERDGSITNSGRWIQWRHQAAEPPEDAKSDLWIADRIFKSVRELYEEEGGVKPEPIVEMNWDYGEKPDPELVARELNGYRTEDKELVADFTELAEDGSTAAGSWIYSGYYADDENPATMKREPETEGIGGHHDWSFSWPLNRRIIYNRAGADPEGNPWNPDTPVIWWENGEWQRNDVPDFDASVPPEETAESPFIMLPELQARLFAPGLAGGPFPEHYEPWESPIENMISGTQFNPAVREWYPDQRAGVGSEEYPYVATSYRVTEHYQTGILTRNMPWLNEAMPDLFVEISPSLADDMGVESGDEVVVSSPRGEIEAAACVTPRIKPFSVNGSEVEMVGIVWHWGYAGMSTGPVANDLAPSIGDPNTTIPEYKAFLCDIRKGGE